A stretch of the Nitratireductor thuwali genome encodes the following:
- a CDS encoding flavin monoamine oxidase family protein, with amino-acid sequence MHRTFGQMSRRDLLTMIGATAGGAALYQAMTTLGHAQESTYRGPIALDGDPQGAKVLILGAGLAGMVAAMELRAAGYTVEVLEYREKAGGRCWTLRGGDSYTELGGFTQNVQYEKGNYFNPGPWRIPHHHHAVLDYCKRLGVKLEPFIQKNHNAYLHRQEAFDGKPQRFREIATDYRGQTSELLAKATNQGRLDELVTQEDKEMLLESLRVYGVLDENYAYVKSERTSDYRGYAKWPGGGLDGIPEPSEPIAPSKIIQSELWRWLDEAETVEHQATMFQPVGGMDMIAQAFEREVKDVIRYNTKVTSIMQDENGVTVSFEDTREGGGVQEAKGDWCICTIPFSILSQIENNLSGAMKGVIDTMYYAGSVKFGLEFNRRFWEEDENIFGGISYTDLPISLISYPSNDYFSGGKGVLLGGYSWGAIAYQFNSMPPDERVRIALEYGARIHPQYKDEFSNGVSVVWHRVPWVLGCYGIWQDKESQYRTAAAIDGRTVMAGEHISYLPGWQEGAILSSLDAISRLHDRVING; translated from the coding sequence ATGCACAGGACGTTCGGACAGATGTCGCGGCGGGATCTCTTGACGATGATCGGCGCCACCGCAGGAGGCGCGGCCCTCTATCAGGCGATGACGACGCTGGGCCATGCGCAGGAATCCACCTATCGGGGGCCGATCGCTCTGGACGGGGACCCGCAGGGCGCGAAGGTGCTGATCCTCGGAGCCGGTCTTGCCGGCATGGTCGCCGCGATGGAATTGCGCGCCGCCGGCTATACGGTCGAAGTGCTGGAATACCGCGAGAAGGCCGGCGGACGTTGCTGGACGCTGCGCGGCGGCGACAGCTATACGGAACTCGGCGGCTTCACGCAGAACGTGCAATACGAAAAGGGCAATTATTTCAATCCCGGCCCCTGGCGCATTCCGCATCATCACCATGCGGTTCTGGACTATTGCAAGCGGCTGGGCGTCAAGCTGGAGCCCTTCATCCAGAAGAACCACAACGCCTATCTGCACCGGCAGGAAGCGTTCGATGGCAAGCCCCAGCGCTTCCGCGAGATCGCCACCGACTATCGCGGCCAGACATCGGAACTGCTCGCCAAGGCGACCAACCAGGGCAGGCTCGACGAGCTCGTCACGCAGGAAGACAAGGAAATGCTCCTTGAATCGCTGCGCGTCTACGGCGTTCTCGACGAGAACTATGCCTATGTGAAAAGCGAGCGCACCAGCGACTACCGAGGCTATGCGAAATGGCCGGGCGGCGGCCTGGACGGCATTCCGGAGCCCTCCGAACCCATTGCCCCGAGCAAGATCATTCAATCCGAGCTGTGGCGGTGGCTGGACGAGGCCGAGACCGTGGAGCACCAGGCGACCATGTTCCAGCCGGTGGGCGGCATGGACATGATCGCCCAGGCCTTCGAGCGCGAAGTGAAGGACGTCATCCGCTACAACACCAAGGTCACGTCGATCATGCAGGACGAGAACGGCGTCACCGTCAGTTTCGAGGACACCAGGGAAGGCGGCGGAGTTCAGGAAGCCAAGGGCGACTGGTGCATCTGCACCATCCCCTTCTCCATCCTTTCCCAGATCGAGAACAATCTGTCGGGCGCCATGAAAGGCGTCATCGACACGATGTACTATGCCGGCTCGGTCAAGTTCGGCCTCGAGTTCAACCGGCGCTTCTGGGAGGAAGACGAGAACATATTCGGCGGCATCAGCTACACCGACCTGCCGATCTCGCTCATCAGCTACCCCTCCAACGACTATTTCAGCGGCGGCAAGGGCGTGCTTCTGGGCGGCTACAGCTGGGGGGCCATCGCCTATCAGTTCAACTCCATGCCGCCGGACGAGCGGGTCCGGATCGCGCTCGAATACGGCGCCAGGATCCATCCCCAGTACAAGGACGAATTCAGCAATGGCGTGAGCGTGGTCTGGCACCGGGTGCCGTGGGTGCTCGGCTGCTACGGCATCTGGCAGGACAAGGAGAGCCAGTACCGGACAGCGGCGGCGATAGACGGGCGCACGGTAATGGCGGGCGAGCACATCTCCTACCTGCCCGGCTGGCAGGAGGGCGCGATCCTCTCGTCGCTGGACGCGATCTCGCGTCTGCATGACCGTGTCATCAACGGCTGA
- a CDS encoding TRAP transporter substrate-binding protein: MRMKSLKRLAAAGLIAATGLLGAVSGSLAQEVTLRLHQFLPPQANVPKLVLDPWADKIEQESGGRIKIERYPAMQLGGTPPQLYDQARDGVVDIVWTLPGSNPGRFPSTEVFELPFMMTNAEATSRAYWDLFEKHMKDTEFKDTHVLGVWVHGPGMLHSKTPIDELSDLNGMKIRAPTRIINALLGQLGATPVGMPVPQITEALSKGVIDGCVIPWEVTPALKVPELVENHTEFGGDHALYTTTFVLAMNKARYESLPDDLKKVLDDNSGQEFAAFAGRTQAGADGPSRQIAVDRGNNIIQISAEDTEKWKEAAQPVYDQWVAEMKEKGIDGEMLIDEARALIDKYTNN; the protein is encoded by the coding sequence ATGAGAATGAAATCACTGAAGAGGCTGGCCGCCGCCGGTCTTATCGCCGCCACCGGCCTTCTGGGCGCCGTATCCGGCTCGCTGGCGCAGGAGGTGACGCTGCGCCTGCACCAGTTCCTGCCGCCGCAGGCCAATGTGCCGAAGCTCGTGCTGGACCCCTGGGCCGACAAGATCGAGCAGGAATCGGGCGGCCGCATCAAGATCGAGCGCTATCCGGCCATGCAGCTCGGCGGCACGCCTCCGCAGCTCTACGACCAGGCGCGCGACGGCGTGGTCGACATCGTGTGGACGCTGCCGGGCTCCAATCCCGGGCGTTTCCCCTCGACCGAGGTGTTCGAGCTTCCCTTCATGATGACCAATGCCGAGGCCACGTCCCGCGCCTACTGGGACCTGTTCGAAAAGCACATGAAGGACACCGAGTTCAAGGACACCCATGTCCTGGGCGTGTGGGTGCACGGACCGGGCATGCTGCACTCCAAGACCCCGATCGACGAGCTGTCCGATCTCAACGGCATGAAGATTCGCGCGCCCACGCGCATCATCAACGCGCTGCTGGGCCAGCTCGGCGCGACGCCCGTCGGCATGCCGGTGCCGCAGATCACCGAGGCGCTGTCCAAGGGCGTGATTGACGGCTGCGTGATCCCGTGGGAAGTGACGCCCGCGCTCAAGGTGCCCGAGCTGGTGGAGAACCACACCGAGTTTGGCGGCGACCACGCGCTCTACACGACGACCTTCGTGCTGGCGATGAACAAGGCCAGGTATGAGAGCCTGCCGGACGATCTGAAGAAGGTGCTCGACGACAATTCCGGCCAGGAATTCGCCGCCTTCGCCGGCCGCACCCAGGCCGGCGCCGACGGCCCCAGCCGCCAGATCGCGGTCGATCGCGGAAACAACATCATCCAGATCAGCGCCGAAGACACCGAAAAGTGGAAGGAGGCCGCGCAGCCGGTCTACGACCAGTGGGTAGCGGAGATGAAGGAAAAGGGCATCGACGGCGAAATGCTCATCGATGAAGCCCGCGCCCTGATCGACAAGTACACGAACAACTGA
- a CDS encoding TIGR01244 family sulfur transferase produces MDIRKINDEFAVTGQIAAAQVKQIADAGFKSLVCNRPDTEDGAVPHDEVAQAALEAGLKFKFIPVVSGAITEDDVREMAKALSDLPRPVLAYCRSGARSLNLYGLVQQAS; encoded by the coding sequence ATGGATATCCGCAAGATCAACGACGAATTCGCCGTAACCGGCCAGATCGCGGCGGCGCAGGTCAAGCAGATCGCGGACGCCGGCTTCAAGAGCCTGGTCTGCAATCGGCCGGACACGGAAGACGGCGCCGTGCCCCATGACGAGGTTGCCCAGGCGGCGCTGGAGGCGGGCCTTAAGTTCAAGTTCATCCCCGTGGTCTCGGGCGCGATCACGGAAGACGATGTGCGCGAGATGGCCAAGGCCCTGTCCGACCTGCCCCGCCCGGTGCTGGCCTATTGCCGCAGCGGCGCGCGCAGTCTCAATCTCTATGGTCTGGTGCAGCAGGCGAGCTGA
- a CDS encoding TRAP transporter large permease, translating to MSNLELGLWSFPVLLVFIFLRMPIGLAMIICGLAGTWLVTGSTIPVLAKLKNETYSTFSSYSLSIVPLFLLMGQFATLGGMSRALFRAAETWMGHRRGGVAMAAVGACAGFGAICGSSLATAATMSQVALPELRRYGYSGALATGTLAAGGTLGILIPPSVILVIYAILTEQNIAKLFVAALVPGLLAAAGYMVAISIYVRIWPESAGKRERAPYSERFRALLDVWPVLVVFFTVVGGIYLGIFTPTEGAAVGAAGTGLIALANGGLTRATFVQSILATASATAMIFFIVLGASFYNSFLALAQVPQQAAAFIGEQGFNPWMVLVLILLLYLVFGCVMDSLSMILLTIPIFFPIVMALDFGMSAEEFAIWFGILVLIVVEVGLITPPVGMNLFVLNSMARDTPIADTYRGVLPFVASDIIRVAILTMFPAISLFLMRWLY from the coding sequence TTGAGCAATCTCGAACTCGGCCTCTGGTCCTTCCCGGTTCTGCTGGTCTTCATCTTCCTGCGCATGCCCATCGGCCTGGCCATGATCATCTGCGGCCTGGCCGGCACATGGCTCGTGACCGGAAGCACGATACCGGTTCTCGCCAAGCTCAAGAACGAGACCTATTCGACCTTTTCCAGCTACTCGCTTTCCATCGTGCCGCTGTTCCTTTTGATGGGCCAGTTCGCCACGCTGGGGGGCATGTCGCGGGCCCTTTTCCGGGCGGCCGAGACCTGGATGGGCCACAGGCGCGGCGGCGTGGCGATGGCGGCTGTCGGCGCTTGCGCCGGTTTCGGCGCCATCTGCGGCTCGTCGCTGGCGACGGCGGCCACGATGAGCCAGGTCGCCCTGCCGGAATTGCGCCGCTACGGCTATTCCGGGGCCCTGGCGACCGGCACGCTCGCCGCCGGCGGCACGCTCGGCATCTTGATCCCGCCCTCGGTCATTCTCGTCATCTACGCGATCCTGACCGAGCAGAACATCGCCAAGCTGTTCGTCGCCGCCCTGGTGCCGGGGCTGCTGGCGGCGGCCGGCTACATGGTGGCGATATCGATCTATGTGCGCATCTGGCCCGAATCGGCCGGCAAGCGGGAGCGCGCGCCCTATTCCGAACGCTTCCGCGCCCTGCTGGACGTCTGGCCGGTGCTGGTCGTGTTTTTCACTGTGGTGGGCGGCATCTATCTCGGCATTTTCACGCCGACGGAAGGCGCGGCCGTGGGCGCGGCGGGCACTGGCCTCATCGCGCTGGCCAATGGCGGCCTGACGCGCGCGACCTTTGTCCAGTCCATCCTGGCCACCGCCAGCGCCACCGCGATGATCTTCTTCATCGTGCTGGGCGCGAGCTTCTACAACTCGTTTCTGGCTTTGGCGCAGGTGCCGCAGCAGGCCGCCGCCTTCATCGGCGAGCAGGGCTTCAATCCGTGGATGGTGCTGGTGCTGATCCTGCTGCTCTACCTCGTCTTCGGCTGCGTCATGGATTCGCTTTCCATGATCCTCCTGACGATCCCGATCTTCTTTCCGATCGTCATGGCGCTCGATTTCGGCATGTCCGCCGAGGAATTCGCCATCTGGTTCGGCATCCTGGTGCTGATCGTGGTGGAGGTGGGGCTGATAACGCCGCCGGTGGGCATGAATCTCTTCGTGCTCAATTCCATGGCCAGGGACACGCCCATCGCCGACACCTATCGCGGCGTGCTGCCCTTCGTGGCGAGCGACATCATACGCGTCGCGATCCTCACCATGTTCCCGGCGATATCGCTGTTCCTCATGCGCTGGCTGTATTGA
- a CDS encoding TRAP transporter small permease has translation MKLSVIVPWLARGLAILGGVVLVVVTVLTVVSITGRALIVFGFGPIPGDYELVEAGVGFAVFSFLPWCQLNRGHASVDILTNLFPPRVNRAIDVISEVLMTLVIMLIAWRLYHGMLDKLSYNETTFILQFPLWWAYAASLAAAVVAVIVSVFATWQRILEYRADGGSYTLGQGGLH, from the coding sequence GTGAAGCTCTCGGTGATCGTTCCTTGGCTGGCGCGCGGGTTGGCCATATTGGGCGGCGTCGTTCTCGTCGTCGTGACGGTGCTGACGGTCGTCAGCATCACCGGGCGCGCGTTGATCGTTTTCGGCTTCGGCCCGATTCCGGGCGATTACGAGCTGGTCGAGGCGGGAGTGGGCTTTGCGGTCTTCTCGTTTCTGCCGTGGTGCCAGCTCAATCGCGGCCACGCCTCGGTCGACATCCTGACGAATCTGTTCCCGCCGCGGGTCAACCGGGCGATCGACGTGATTTCGGAAGTGCTCATGACGCTGGTGATCATGCTCATCGCCTGGCGGCTCTATCACGGCATGCTCGACAAGCTCAGCTATAACGAAACGACCTTCATTCTGCAGTTTCCGCTCTGGTGGGCCTATGCGGCGAGCCTTGCTGCGGCCGTGGTGGCCGTCATCGTCTCCGTGTTCGCCACCTGGCAGCGCATCCTCGAGTACCGGGCCGACGGCGGCAGCTATACCTTGGGCCAGGGAGGCCTTCATTGA
- a CDS encoding RidA family protein, with protein MLRIASLTLPALLISGVALADEVVRHKIPGSDFPIARAVEVPGDATTVYLSGAVPSVVNEDADRGSIEAYGDITEQTRTVFQSIEKSLDDMDLTMGDVVKLQVFLVGQNGEPMDFAGFMEGYTEFFGTDEQPNLPARSVFEVAGLANPGWLIEVEAIAVRAGKN; from the coding sequence ATGCTGCGTATTGCAAGCCTCACCCTGCCCGCCCTGCTGATTTCGGGGGTCGCACTGGCCGACGAGGTCGTGCGCCATAAGATTCCCGGATCGGATTTCCCTATTGCCCGCGCGGTAGAGGTGCCGGGGGACGCCACCACCGTCTATTTGAGCGGCGCGGTGCCTTCCGTGGTCAATGAAGACGCCGACCGTGGCTCGATCGAGGCCTATGGCGACATTACCGAGCAGACCAGAACGGTGTTTCAGTCCATCGAGAAGAGCCTCGATGACATGGATCTGACGATGGGCGATGTCGTCAAGCTGCAGGTCTTCCTGGTCGGCCAGAACGGGGAACCAATGGATTTTGCCGGCTTCATGGAGGGCTACACCGAGTTCTTCGGAACCGATGAACAGCCCAACCTGCCGGCGCGCTCGGTCTTCGAGGTCGCCGGTCTTGCCAATCCCGGCTGGCTGATCGAGGTGGAGGCCATCGCCGTCCGCGCCGGCAAGAACTGA
- a CDS encoding FAD-dependent oxidoreductase has protein sequence MPRYAYQPFPYKKPPELDGAVARQYPVAIVGAGPVGLSMAVDLALRGVPSVVLDDNDVVSLGSRAICWSKRTLEIFDRLGIGERMVAKGITWKVGRLFHRDREVWSFDLLPEEGHKMPAFINLQQYYVEQYLVERCADFPDLIDLRWKNRVNGVRSHHTGARLAVEAPDGAYHLDAAWVIACDGARSPMRSFMGLDFEGRVFEERFLIADVEMKADFPSERWFWFEPPFHPGQSALLHKQPDNIYRIDLQLGPDADPDREKRHENVIPRIEKIIGHGDFELDWVSVYMFQCRRLERFVHGRVVFAGDSAHIVSPFGARGGNGGIQDVDNLGWKLALIVKGEAPESLIETYDEERVRGADENILNSSRSTSFMTPKSKMEKLFRDSVLDLAADHAFARRLVNSGRLSRPCSLEGLSLQTPGAAEGIAPGQAMPDAPVQCEGRPGWLLEYFGRGFALMAVGCAPPPGLPAGLPVIEIWPDENLAGAEARIVLRDAEGLVADRYGAGVICLVRPDQHIAATFVAPHADEIALAYARAMGREH, from the coding sequence ATGCCCCGCTACGCTTATCAGCCTTTCCCCTATAAAAAGCCGCCGGAGCTCGACGGCGCGGTCGCCCGGCAATATCCGGTCGCCATTGTCGGCGCGGGGCCGGTCGGGCTCTCGATGGCCGTCGATCTGGCGCTGCGCGGCGTTCCATCCGTCGTGCTCGACGACAACGACGTCGTGTCGCTCGGCAGCCGGGCGATCTGCTGGTCGAAGCGCACGCTCGAAATCTTCGACCGGCTGGGCATCGGCGAGCGCATGGTGGCAAAGGGCATCACTTGGAAGGTCGGCCGGCTTTTCCATCGCGACCGCGAGGTCTGGAGCTTTGATCTCCTGCCCGAGGAAGGCCACAAGATGCCGGCCTTCATCAATCTCCAGCAATATTACGTGGAACAGTATCTGGTCGAGCGCTGCGCGGATTTTCCCGACCTGATCGACCTCAGGTGGAAGAACCGGGTCAACGGCGTGCGCAGCCATCACACGGGCGCCAGGCTCGCGGTCGAGGCGCCCGACGGCGCCTACCATCTCGACGCCGCATGGGTGATTGCCTGCGACGGCGCCCGCTCGCCGATGCGCTCCTTCATGGGGCTCGACTTCGAGGGCCGGGTGTTCGAGGAGCGCTTCCTGATCGCCGATGTGGAGATGAAGGCCGATTTCCCGTCGGAGCGGTGGTTCTGGTTCGAGCCGCCGTTCCATCCGGGGCAGTCGGCCCTTCTGCACAAGCAGCCGGACAACATCTACCGCATCGACCTTCAGCTCGGCCCCGATGCCGATCCCGACCGGGAGAAGAGGCATGAGAACGTGATACCGCGCATCGAGAAGATCATCGGGCACGGCGATTTCGAGCTCGATTGGGTCTCGGTCTACATGTTCCAGTGCCGCAGGCTGGAACGCTTCGTGCATGGCCGGGTGGTCTTCGCCGGCGACAGCGCCCATATCGTCTCGCCCTTCGGCGCGCGCGGCGGCAATGGCGGCATCCAGGACGTCGACAATCTGGGCTGGAAGCTGGCTCTGATCGTCAAGGGCGAGGCGCCCGAAAGCCTGATCGAAACCTATGATGAGGAGCGCGTCCGCGGCGCGGACGAGAACATTCTGAACTCGTCGCGCTCCACCTCCTTCATGACGCCCAAATCCAAGATGGAAAAGCTGTTTCGCGACAGCGTCCTCGATCTGGCGGCCGATCACGCATTCGCCCGCCGGCTGGTCAATTCCGGCCGCCTGTCCAGGCCCTGTTCCCTTGAAGGCCTCAGCCTGCAAACACCGGGCGCGGCCGAAGGGATTGCCCCCGGCCAGGCCATGCCGGACGCGCCGGTGCAATGCGAAGGCCGTCCCGGCTGGCTGCTGGAATATTTCGGCAGGGGTTTTGCGCTGATGGCGGTCGGATGCGCGCCGCCGCCCGGCTTGCCCGCCGGACTGCCGGTGATCGAGATATGGCCGGACGAGAACCTCGCCGGCGCCGAGGCGAGGATCGTCCTGCGCGATGCGGAAGGCCTCGTCGCCGACCGCTACGGCGCCGGCGTCATCTGCCTCGTCCGGCCCGACCAGCACATAGCGGCGACCTTCGTCGCGCCGCATGCCGACGAGATCGCCCTGGCCTATGCCCGCGCGATGGGGAGGGAGCATTGA
- a CDS encoding DUF2783 domain-containing protein, whose protein sequence is MTDKDEIGRDRLGAAGDDFYALLMQAHEGLSFEESARLNARLVLLLANRVGDLDALKAALAAAKK, encoded by the coding sequence TTGACCGACAAGGACGAGATTGGCCGCGACCGGCTGGGTGCGGCCGGCGACGATTTCTATGCCCTGCTGATGCAGGCCCATGAAGGCCTGAGCTTCGAGGAAAGCGCGCGGCTCAACGCCAGGCTGGTTCTGCTGCTTGCCAACCGGGTGGGCGATCTGGATGCGCTCAAGGCGGCATTGGCGGCGGCGAAGAAGTAG
- a CDS encoding Lrp/AsnC family transcriptional regulator has protein sequence MSRAQIDGFDRKILSLLQTDARLTNNDLSERVNLSPSQCSRRRQRLEEDGLISGYCAVLNRERLGFPLINVITVTLATHNPDNARRFADLVARLPEVQEAFALTGEMDYILKVVTPDLQSLSDFVNAVLLPHESVQHVKTAIVLQTLKETFSLPL, from the coding sequence ATGAGCCGTGCACAAATTGACGGTTTTGACCGCAAGATACTGTCGCTGCTGCAAACAGACGCACGACTGACCAACAACGATCTGTCGGAGCGCGTGAACCTCTCGCCGTCCCAGTGCTCCCGCCGCCGCCAAAGGCTGGAGGAGGACGGGCTGATATCCGGCTATTGCGCGGTGCTCAACCGGGAGCGGCTGGGATTTCCGCTGATCAACGTCATCACCGTGACGCTGGCCACCCACAATCCCGACAATGCGCGCCGCTTCGCCGATCTGGTGGCCCGGCTCCCCGAGGTGCAGGAAGCCTTCGCGCTCACCGGCGAGATGGACTATATCCTGAAGGTGGTCACGCCCGACCTTCAAAGCCTGTCGGATTTCGTCAACGCCGTCCTGCTTCCCCACGAATCGGTCCAGCACGTCAAGACGGCGATCGTGCTGCAGACGCTCAAGGAAACCTTCAGCCTTCCTCTGTGA
- a CDS encoding c-type cytochrome, with translation MNALTGAVGLAILFGVSTFALAQDGAVGDDQTNTRKLSDYEAMFADPSRIGVTGGEEVYRAICQGCHMPDGEGAVGAGAYPPLADNENLEFPEYPIYIIINGQRAMPPLGEVLDDQQIADVVNYIQTHFGNEYGGDATAEMVAQTRP, from the coding sequence ATGAATGCTCTTACAGGCGCTGTCGGTCTCGCCATTCTGTTCGGTGTCTCCACCTTCGCGCTCGCCCAGGATGGCGCGGTCGGCGACGACCAGACCAACACACGCAAGCTTTCCGACTATGAGGCCATGTTCGCCGACCCTTCCAGGATCGGCGTGACGGGCGGCGAGGAGGTCTACCGGGCCATTTGCCAGGGCTGCCACATGCCCGACGGCGAAGGCGCCGTGGGCGCTGGTGCCTATCCGCCGCTGGCCGATAACGAGAACCTCGAATTTCCCGAATACCCGATCTACATCATCATCAACGGCCAGAGGGCGATGCCGCCGCTGGGCGAGGTCCTCGACGACCAGCAGATCGCGGATGTCGTCAACTACATCCAGACGCATTTCGGGAACGAGTATGGCGGCGATGCAACGGCCGAGATGGTTGCCCAGACCCGGCCTTAA
- the hppD gene encoding 4-hydroxyphenylpyruvate dioxygenase, with translation MGPFPHDAPPPEISKENPAGTDGFEFVEFAHPEPEKLSELFSRMGYVEVARHKSKNIGVWRQGDINYVLNAEPGSHAMRFVDKHGPCAPSMAWRVVDAQHAFDHAVSKGAEPYTGDDRSLDVPAIVGIGGSLLYFVDQYGEKGSPYDDEFEWTGERDPKPEGVGFYYLDHLTHNVYRGNMDKWWAFYRELFGFRQIHFFDIAGKITGLVSRAITSPCGKIRIPLNESTDDKSQIEEYLKKYNGEGIQHIAVGTEHIYEATDRLAANGLKFMPGPPDTYYEKSHERVHGHDEPIDRMKKHGILIDGEGVIDGGMTKILLQIFSKTVIGPIFFEFIQRKGDEGFGEGNFRALFESIEEDQIRRGVLKVDAAE, from the coding sequence ATGGGTCCGTTTCCACACGACGCGCCGCCCCCGGAAATCAGCAAGGAAAACCCGGCCGGCACGGACGGCTTCGAGTTCGTGGAGTTCGCGCACCCGGAGCCCGAAAAGCTGTCGGAGCTTTTTTCGCGCATGGGCTATGTCGAGGTCGCCCGCCACAAGTCGAAGAACATCGGCGTCTGGCGGCAGGGCGACATCAACTATGTTCTGAATGCCGAGCCGGGCAGCCACGCCATGCGCTTCGTCGACAAGCACGGCCCCTGCGCGCCGTCCATGGCGTGGCGCGTGGTCGATGCGCAGCACGCCTTCGACCATGCGGTCTCCAAGGGCGCCGAGCCCTATACGGGCGACGACAGGTCCCTCGACGTCCCGGCCATCGTCGGCATCGGCGGGTCCCTGCTTTATTTCGTCGATCAGTACGGCGAAAAGGGCTCGCCCTATGACGACGAGTTCGAATGGACGGGCGAGCGCGATCCGAAGCCGGAGGGCGTGGGCTTTTACTATCTCGACCACCTCACCCACAATGTCTATCGCGGCAACATGGACAAGTGGTGGGCCTTCTACCGCGAACTGTTCGGCTTCAGGCAGATCCACTTCTTCGACATAGCCGGCAAGATCACCGGCCTCGTCTCGCGCGCCATCACGAGCCCATGCGGCAAGATCCGCATTCCGCTCAACGAATCGACCGACGACAAGAGCCAGATCGAGGAATATCTGAAGAAGTACAATGGCGAAGGCATCCAGCATATCGCCGTCGGTACCGAACATATCTACGAAGCCACGGACAGGCTGGCGGCGAACGGGCTGAAATTCATGCCCGGACCGCCCGACACCTATTACGAAAAGAGCCATGAGCGGGTGCACGGGCACGACGAGCCGATCGACCGGATGAAGAAGCACGGCATCCTGATCGACGGCGAAGGCGTGATCGACGGCGGCATGACCAAGATCCTGCTGCAGATCTTCTCCAAGACCGTGATCGGACCGATCTTCTTCGAGTTCATCCAGCGAAAGGGCGACGAGGGCTTCGGCGAAGGAAACTTCCGGGCGCTGTTCGAAAGCATCGAGGAAGACCAGATACGCCGCGGCGTCTTGAAGGTGGACGCGGCCGAATAG